AGAAAGGAGTAcctttttccagttttcccaaaggTGGTACCTGCTGGCCCAGCCATGTGCCCACTGAGCTGCTTCCACCTCGAAGGAACCCTCATTCAGTTTACACGGAAACACCATCTCTACTAGCTGAAATTTTGTTGGTCCGGCCCGCGTAGGGAAGCCCTGGTCCAGAGCTCAGGGCCAGAATCAGAGCCTGCCGCCTTCCCCCGCCCGGTGCCCGGCAGATCCAGGGGAGCCTGTGCGCCTCGGACCATCGGGCTGGCATCTCACGGCGCGGACAGCACTTAGCTTAGGAGCCAGTCCGTCTCCAAGTCTGATTTGCAACTCCGAATCCTTTTCCGGCAGGAAAAATACAGCTGATGCTTGAGACTCTAAGTCAGCCCTTGAGAGTCTCGTTAGCGTGACATGGGCTGGGCTGAGGACCCCGTGGGTTGTCAGCACTCAGAACACGGCCTGGCACGAAGTCAGTGATCAGAAGAGGTTTGTTGGCTCGATGCATCATCGGACCCGTGGTTCCGATGTTCCTAACAGGACACTACCCGGAAAACTCACCAACAGCCTCTGAAGCTCTTTGGAATAGTGTTGCTTCTTTGGGGGAAGTTCCCCCACTGCGTGAGGGAGAGGAGCCCAGAGTCCCCAGGAgcatccttcctcctcctctccacccaccctgctggtcccagagccccggaCCACAGTCAGGCCAAGGGAGCAGGGCAGCAATAGGAACCTGCTTTTCtgggcaccccccgccccccagtctcCACCGCCATTGCCAAGTGTTgtaaagaaagaagggaagttGGTATCGCAGGAAACAGTTCTTAGTCCCCGAGCGCCTGGGTGGAGTTCACCCTTGACTGGGACTGGGACTTATGGTAGGTAAGGGATGTTCCCTAAGTGACCTGTTCCCTGTCATTTGGAGATGCTCGAGCCTCTCCGTCTGTCAACTTAGGTTGGAGAGAAGTCGTACCCACACGGGAGGTGTCAGTCCAGAAGGCTCCACTTCCCACCCCCCCCTCCTCTTTGTGCCACACTGGACACCAGAGCGTTTGAGGGGCAGGGAGAATTGTCGCCTGggcaaattcttttatttatttatttatttatttatttatttatttatttatttatttaatttttttttgcctggaaAATTCTTGTCACTTTTTAATGACAGCCTTCAATGGCCCATCCCCTCTGTCTTCCATCTTCAGTTTGTCTCCTTCGTCACTTGGTACTTACTCCTTGTGCCTTAGCCTCTGTTTTGTGTCTCCTGCCCCTGCACTGCTTGTcctggaggggaagggaaggaaccCCCCTCTCCGCCCTCTGGcggtggggagcctggggggtGGTGGCCAGTGACTCTACTTCTCTGACCTCCAGTGGAAGAGGATCCCAAGGAGCCCGAGCCATTCCTGGAGCTGGAGGAAGAGATGTTGGAGGCCCCCCCTGGCCGTGAGTCTGCCTTTCTAAGGGGGGGGGCTTCAGGCTAAAAGAAGGGGTGACCCAGAGATGCAGCCACCCTGGTGGCAGCAGGCGCAGGCCTAAGCCAGGCGGACCCTAAAGGCAGCGCAGGGCGGCGTAAGAGGCCGTGCCAGGCAgctgggggggggcggcgggggtaGGCAGGAAAGGGCGTCCGGGCCTCTGGAGGGAAGTggaagagcttttatttttagagtggGAAACTTTGCAAAACAACAGGCCCCAAAGTAGTGTTCGGCCTCTCGGAAAGGGCTTCCTGACCCAGAAGGGTGTGCACCAGTTCagcttgtttgttttccttccctggaGATCTTGCACAGGAGCGGGGAGGGAgtgaggctgggggggggggggtgctggaggcacccccccctccccccccccaggctgGCCAGGCGACCTCTAGGGGTCTGCCCTGGACTCACGGCTCCCTGTCGTCCCAGACTTGTACTCGGCACCCAGCTCCTGCCAGGCCCGCTGCCACGAGGCCTTCGACAGGCACCAGCCCTGCCACTGCGATGCCCGCTGCCCAGAGTTTGGGAACTGCTGCCAGGACTTCGAGGGCCTCTGTGGCCACCACGGTCAGTCTCCCGCTCCCTTTAGCGCAGCCCCCGAGCCGGAGGAGCTCTCCGGGGCAATGATGGTTCTCCAGGTGGGGCCCCTGGAGCCGCAGCATCCGTATCATCCGGGAATGTACTAGAAAGGGAGACCCCAGGGCTTCACCCcacacctactgaatcagaaacgcTGGGGGTGGGCCCACTGCCCTGCTTTGGCAAGCCCTCCAGGTCACTCTGGGGCATGCCAGTCTGAGAAGCTTCCAGGAGGAGGGGGGCAGTGTGGCCACTCTGTGGGCAAGGCCACGTGCCGCTTTTAGGTATCCTCTAGGCGCTAGGCCCCTGGCCTCCGACCCCTAGGGTGACGGACTGCGGCCCCGCTCCCTGGCTGCCGGCTTCTGGAAGGTGCCCAGAAGAGGGGGCACATGGAGGCCCCGCGCCCCCAGGCCTTCCTGAGGCTGAGACAGCCCCCCAATTCCTCCCAGAGGGCTTCTCCTACAGCAGTGATGCCATAACCAAGGAGGAGCTCCAGAGCATCTCTGAGAAGATCTACAGGGCGGACGTCAACAAAGCCCAGAAGCAGGACATCATTCTCAACAGCCAAAACCGCATCTCGCCCTCGGAGGCCAGAGACCAAGTGGACCACTGCCCGGAACCGTGAGTCCCCCCAGTCTTCCCGCACGGTGGCCCCCAGCACTGCCACCCCGGGCCCCCCGCCTTTGCTTCTTTCCACCCTGGCACTTTTCCCCTCGGGGCAGGCAGGATCCAAGGCAGAGAGAAAACGAGGTCCCCAGAGGCAAATAAAGGCATTTTGAGGGACTGTGGGCGTCCAGCTGGGAGGGTTTCCTGATTGACTGGGCTGCTGATGGAACTGGCCTTCCGAGGGCTGAAGCAGAAGAAGCTTCGAGAGCGTCTCCAGGCCCCCTGCGTTCGCATGCCCGCCCCGGCCTGTCTGGCGCCCCGTGGGGTGGGGGCCGCTCCGTGTTCACGGCGTTGGGCCTCCCTCCGCCTCCCGCAGGCTCTTCACGTACGTCAACGAGAAGCTGTTTTCCAAGCCGACCTACGCGGCCTTCATCAACCTCCTCAACAACTACCAGCGGGCCACGGGCCGCGGGGAGCACTTGGGCGCGCAGCAGCTGGCGGAGCAGGACGCCTTCCTCGGGGCGGTCATGGGCACCGCGGTCCTCAAGGAACTGGACGGCTTCCTCCGCCAGCAGAGtgagcccccccccgccccggggcagggctggggagggcctgGCACCCCTGCGGCGCCGCGGGGCAGCTGAAGCCAGCAGCTGGGGGCGGCCTGGGGGCCAGTGGCCGACGGGGAGGGCCAGAGAGGAGCCCGGGCCGCCCCGGGCGGGCCTCGAGCCGAGGGAGCCTCCGTCTGCTTGGAAGTCGCCTCTCTTTTGATTGACTCGGAGCTGCGTCCTTTGTCCCCACCACTCGCTGCTTCAGTCTCAGGGCCTCTGCAAGAGGGGgagtcaccccaccccaccccgccggGCCGGACCCCTTCCTGGTGGGGGGCCTGCAGGGTCCCTaagcctctcccccacccccgctccgGGTCCAGGAAGGATGCTGACTCTCCGCATCTTGGCTGGGGAAGCAGCAACAGAAAATCCCCAAGAGTTCCAGAGGGGCCTTCTACCGGGAGGGGCTGTGGCTCGAGGGGCTCCAGATAGGGAGACGTTTGAACCAGACCAAAAACGGTTTGAGGCGCAGAAAGGCAGGAGGTGGTGCTGGTCCGTGTGCAGGTCCTCTCCTCCACGCCGGGGCCGGCCCTATGGGCAGCTGTGTCCTGGCCTCTGCCCGGGGCTCGGGGTGGCTGGTCCCACCTGCCTGCCGTCCCTTTCCCCTTTCGAGTGAGGCCCAAGGAGGTTGGCAGGTAAAGCTGGGGACACGCGGGCAGCCCCTGTGCAGAGGGCGCGATCCAGCACCGCCCCCTGCTGCTCCTCCGCAGCAAACACAAGACACAACTTGGAGGCCGAGCAGGCCCGCAGGCTTCTCAGGGAGAAGCAGCAAACCCTCCCCTCACCGCCCCAGGCTAGGTGACTTGTCTGAgatgaggcacccagggatcgaTCCCATCccagcctggggccaggctgTTCCGTTACTATCCTGCCCTCACCCCTCTCCCTGGCCAAATCCAGACTGTCCTTCAAGCTCTAGCTCACATCCCGCGTTGCTGACGctgcacctgccccagccccagcgcgCCACTGGCTTCCAGCGTGTC
Above is a window of Canis lupus baileyi chromosome 25, mCanLup2.hap1, whole genome shotgun sequence DNA encoding:
- the ENDOU gene encoding uridylate-specific endoribonuclease isoform X2, producing MLEAPPGHLYSAPSSCQARCHEAFDRHQPCHCDARCPEFGNCCQDFEGLCGHHEGFSYSSDAITKEELQSISEKIYRADVNKAQKQDIILNSQNRISPSEARDQVDHCPEPLFTYVNEKLFSKPTYAAFINLLNNYQRATGRGEHLGAQQLAEQDAFLGAVMGTAVLKELDGFLRQQNRYSSEQEFVNDLKNMWFGLYSRGNEEKDSSGFEHVFSGEIKKGKVTGFHNWIRFYMQEKEGLVDYYSHIYDGPWDSYPDVLAMQFNWDGYYKEVGSAFIGSSPEFEFALYSLCFIARPGKLCQLSLGGYPLAIQTYPWDKSTYGNGKKYIATAYVVSSTQ